A single genomic interval of Chitinophaga sp. 180180018-3 harbors:
- a CDS encoding fibronectin type III domain-containing protein, which produces MNRILHRLILFTLCWLWLVPVEAQTALNPNDPVITYDSTHPPATPVYTQITKWVRTVRMSYNTDSYKCYIYKNMAFRLKFPKTYVPGVNDGKKYPMYLFFHGVGEKGTIYDNEYQLLWGGQTWASRVDNGTFDGFLIYPQSQGGYWGPNDYDNLKEVVDSIVASCKGDPDRLSVNGLSGGGWGTWEFLMRYPQLTADALPMSAMALAYQDSINRYKFTPIWLFQGGQDGNPAPYTTNVVVSAIQAAGGNIKLTTYPNDAHNTWIDAWNEPDFAPFMLRANRLNPYPLYGKTTFCPGDTITLGLAPGALQYEWQKDGVTIYTGTSNFISVLLPGSYRVRMQLPNGWTGWTPTPLAISYKAPAPIPVITTNPALASNVLPAPDGSTSITLQVPAGMSTYQWQQGGSSSILSTTNTLTTSTPGAYYVRVQSSNSCISSASDTFRVINANGGNAPDPIGGLVVSSFNQVQIVLSWTENQTPAYKEKYFEIYRGTQSGGPYTFVGRANANIDTYTDNGLIPGTSYFYKVRPVNDNAAGPVSAEVKGTTIADTIPPSAPPSLTVTSYTNNQVVLSWNAATDNVGVTGYDIYANGTLKMSVGNVLTGTVTGLTDGTLYNFYVKAKDAAGNRSTPSNQVTVRTLKANLSYKLYTGSWSNLPNFNTLTPTQTGKAYVPDLSVVPAGTTTNFALMWTGYIRIPVTGSYTFTTYSDDGSKLYFNKTYSYNTTATVNNDGAHAAQYASGTVNNVAAGVYPITITYFQAGGADTMQVYWTSTAAGITTQQLIPSTAFIDTSAVNGNPPAAPSGLTVTVNNFSKLNLKWTSNSTNQTGFEVYRGTSATGPFNIVTTTAANAVTYTDTALQASTTYYYQVRAIGTYGESAYTATASATTAAKPLPPAMPTNLVVQALSTTALKLTWTDTATNATGFEIQRSLADSLHFSLMTTTGPVTGQSTYSDTTLAANMVAYYKVRAAGIGGYSAFTPASQGVTLNIPPKITKIPNQTIRYGTVQNIPVIATDADNDSISFSLYNMPAFASLQQSNGATTLVLAPTAAQQGTYNNVGVIATDSHNGTDTTIFNLVVNNNYPPVIDSIPPATAKEGAVTVLKLSLHDLNPGDTFTWTGLQLPAFATLQSQNDTCLITLKPGYTDAGTYTLKVQATDSAGGIDTRSFTLTVVTAPSPNYSIFINFKLNNNPPLPWNNVFGSTTTALKDSSGQVTNVGLKFDESWWAAGTEGATTGNNTGVYPDAVMAEYLYFGSLPGFFSGAPSMHGHITGLEKNRTYTVKFFSSSKWWAPQPDNGSTQFTINGVNQTLYVQNNTTNRVIFQNLKADTSGEIKFTLSIPAGGQVGYLNAMELNALGTDTTTTVVNQPPVITKIANQTMTAGTSLTVPVSATDPDGDVITYSTKNLPSFGALTKSGTSWTVAFNPSVSNAGSYNNISIIATDTYGAADTTTFNLTVSPSSSGNGSYKVLMHFRLNNDAPAPWNNITGSTTTNLKNDQGLATGIGLKFDESWWAAGIEGATTGNNSGVYPDVVLAEYLYFGALPGFFSGAPVMHGHITGLSANTTYTMKFLSDSKWWAPQPDNGSTQFTVNGVVKTLYAQNNTSNTADFTNLTADANGEIQFILSIPTGGQVGYLNALELDVTPNTLTTLTTTTLMMADPAAAKNSLTTNSGKSGLQVNVYPNPFVSDLAIDLTLKYQAPSLLIEVVSLSGKRVYSEVRREVPQGRNLIRINTQNTVNTPGIYFLRLTSSTGETSSTKLLKQE; this is translated from the coding sequence ATGAATCGAATTTTACACCGTTTGATTTTATTCACGCTATGCTGGCTATGGCTTGTGCCAGTAGAAGCACAGACGGCGTTGAACCCCAACGATCCCGTAATCACCTACGACTCCACTCATCCGCCTGCTACCCCGGTTTATACCCAGATCACTAAATGGGTAAGAACGGTGAGGATGAGCTACAACACCGATTCTTACAAATGCTACATTTATAAGAATATGGCATTCCGGTTGAAATTCCCTAAAACTTATGTACCGGGAGTAAACGACGGAAAGAAATATCCGATGTATCTCTTCTTTCATGGAGTTGGAGAGAAAGGAACCATTTACGATAACGAATACCAGCTGCTTTGGGGCGGCCAAACCTGGGCCAGCCGGGTGGATAACGGCACCTTTGACGGGTTCCTGATTTATCCGCAAAGCCAGGGTGGCTATTGGGGCCCCAATGACTATGATAATCTGAAAGAAGTGGTGGATTCCATTGTGGCCAGTTGTAAAGGCGACCCCGACAGACTGTCGGTGAACGGTCTTTCCGGTGGTGGCTGGGGTACCTGGGAATTTCTCATGCGGTATCCGCAGCTGACAGCAGACGCATTGCCCATGAGTGCCATGGCGCTTGCCTACCAGGACTCTATCAACAGATATAAATTCACCCCCATCTGGCTGTTCCAGGGCGGACAGGACGGAAACCCGGCTCCTTATACCACCAATGTTGTTGTGAGCGCCATACAGGCCGCCGGAGGCAACATCAAACTAACTACTTATCCCAACGATGCGCATAATACCTGGATAGACGCCTGGAATGAACCGGACTTCGCACCATTCATGCTAAGGGCCAACAGGCTTAATCCTTACCCGTTGTATGGTAAAACAACTTTTTGTCCGGGCGATACCATTACATTAGGTCTTGCACCGGGCGCACTGCAATATGAGTGGCAGAAAGACGGTGTTACCATCTATACTGGTACCTCCAATTTCATTTCAGTGCTCTTACCGGGAAGTTATCGTGTGAGGATGCAATTGCCCAATGGCTGGACAGGCTGGACCCCCACCCCGCTTGCCATCAGCTACAAAGCACCCGCACCGATACCAGTCATCACCACCAATCCTGCTCTTGCCAGTAACGTGTTACCGGCTCCGGACGGCAGCACCAGTATTACATTGCAGGTGCCTGCAGGTATGAGCACTTATCAATGGCAGCAAGGCGGTAGTTCCTCTATTCTGAGTACCACTAATACGCTCACTACTTCCACTCCCGGCGCTTACTATGTTCGGGTACAGTCGTCCAATTCCTGCATCAGCAGTGCTTCTGATACCTTTAGAGTTATAAACGCCAATGGCGGCAATGCTCCTGATCCTATCGGCGGGCTTGTAGTGAGCAGTTTCAACCAGGTACAGATTGTGCTGTCGTGGACAGAGAATCAAACGCCCGCATATAAAGAAAAATATTTTGAAATATACAGAGGCACCCAGAGCGGCGGACCATACACTTTCGTAGGCCGTGCCAATGCCAATATTGATACCTATACTGATAACGGGTTGATCCCCGGTACCAGCTACTTCTATAAAGTGCGTCCTGTTAACGACAACGCGGCCGGACCAGTTTCGGCAGAAGTAAAAGGTACTACTATAGCCGATACGATACCTCCTTCTGCACCTCCCTCATTAACCGTTACCAGTTATACCAACAACCAGGTTGTTTTATCGTGGAATGCAGCAACAGATAATGTAGGTGTAACCGGATATGATATATACGCCAACGGTACACTGAAGATGTCAGTAGGTAACGTACTGACCGGCACAGTAACCGGTTTAACGGATGGTACCCTGTACAACTTCTATGTAAAAGCAAAAGATGCGGCAGGTAACAGATCCACGCCCAGCAACCAGGTTACGGTAAGAACACTGAAAGCCAATCTGTCTTACAAATTGTATACAGGCTCCTGGAGTAATTTACCTAATTTCAACACGCTGACTCCAACACAGACCGGCAAGGCGTACGTACCCGACCTTTCCGTAGTTCCGGCGGGCACTACTACTAACTTTGCCCTGATGTGGACTGGCTATATTCGTATACCCGTTACCGGTAGTTATACTTTCACAACATATTCCGATGATGGTAGCAAATTGTATTTCAATAAAACATACAGTTACAATACTACTGCTACCGTAAATAACGACGGTGCGCATGCCGCACAGTATGCGTCCGGCACGGTAAATAACGTAGCAGCCGGAGTATATCCGATCACCATCACCTACTTCCAGGCCGGCGGTGCTGATACTATGCAGGTATACTGGACCAGTACAGCTGCAGGTATCACAACGCAACAGCTGATACCATCAACGGCTTTCATAGACACTTCTGCTGTTAATGGCAATCCGCCTGCGGCGCCTTCAGGGCTGACTGTTACCGTGAATAATTTCAGCAAGCTGAACCTCAAGTGGACATCCAACAGCACTAATCAAACGGGTTTCGAAGTTTACAGGGGCACCAGCGCAACCGGTCCATTTAATATTGTGACCACTACTGCTGCGAATGCAGTTACCTATACAGATACAGCATTGCAGGCAAGTACCACCTACTATTACCAGGTAAGAGCGATAGGTACTTATGGAGAATCGGCTTACACAGCAACTGCGTCTGCTACAACCGCTGCCAAGCCACTGCCACCGGCTATGCCGACCAATCTGGTAGTACAGGCATTGTCCACAACAGCGCTGAAGTTAACATGGACAGATACCGCCACCAATGCAACCGGCTTTGAAATACAGCGTTCACTGGCCGACAGCCTGCATTTCAGCCTGATGACTACCACAGGACCGGTAACCGGTCAGAGTACCTATTCAGATACGACCCTTGCGGCCAATATGGTAGCGTACTATAAAGTCCGTGCAGCGGGCATTGGCGGCTATTCCGCATTCACTCCGGCTAGCCAGGGTGTTACCCTTAATATTCCGCCGAAGATCACCAAGATACCAAACCAGACAATTCGTTATGGCACGGTACAGAACATCCCGGTTATAGCTACGGATGCGGATAATGATTCCATCAGCTTCAGTTTGTACAACATGCCGGCATTTGCTTCCCTGCAGCAAAGCAACGGAGCCACTACACTGGTATTGGCACCAACAGCGGCTCAACAGGGTACGTATAATAACGTTGGCGTAATCGCTACTGATAGTCATAACGGAACAGATACTACCATCTTCAACCTGGTGGTCAACAATAATTATCCACCGGTAATCGACAGTATACCACCGGCAACTGCCAAAGAAGGCGCCGTTACTGTATTAAAACTGTCCCTCCACGATCTGAACCCAGGTGACACCTTTACCTGGACAGGTCTGCAGCTGCCGGCATTCGCCACACTGCAGAGTCAGAATGATACCTGCCTGATCACGCTTAAACCTGGCTACACAGATGCAGGTACTTATACACTAAAAGTGCAGGCAACGGATAGTGCCGGTGGTATAGATACGCGCAGTTTCACACTTACAGTAGTGACTGCACCATCGCCAAACTACTCCATATTCATCAACTTTAAACTTAACAACAATCCACCTTTGCCGTGGAATAACGTCTTCGGTTCTACGACTACAGCACTGAAGGACTCTTCCGGCCAGGTGACCAACGTTGGATTAAAATTCGACGAATCCTGGTGGGCAGCTGGTACAGAAGGCGCTACTACCGGTAACAACACCGGCGTATACCCGGATGCAGTAATGGCTGAATATCTCTATTTCGGCTCATTGCCTGGCTTCTTTAGCGGTGCACCATCCATGCACGGTCATATCACCGGCCTGGAAAAGAACAGGACCTACACCGTTAAGTTCTTCTCCAGCAGCAAATGGTGGGCGCCACAACCGGACAATGGTAGTACCCAGTTTACCATCAATGGAGTTAACCAAACGCTATACGTACAGAACAATACCACCAACCGGGTCATCTTCCAAAACCTGAAGGCTGACACAAGTGGTGAAATCAAATTCACCCTGAGCATCCCTGCAGGCGGACAGGTAGGTTACCTCAATGCCATGGAACTGAATGCACTGGGGACTGATACCACTACCACAGTGGTTAACCAGCCACCTGTGATCACTAAGATTGCCAATCAGACCATGACAGCCGGTACCAGTCTTACTGTTCCTGTAAGTGCTACCGACCCGGATGGCGATGTGATCACTTATAGTACCAAAAACCTGCCGTCGTTCGGTGCACTGACCAAGTCAGGCACTTCATGGACCGTGGCCTTCAATCCGAGCGTCAGCAATGCCGGTTCATATAATAACATCAGTATTATTGCTACCGATACTTACGGCGCAGCTGATACAACCACCTTCAACCTGACCGTCAGCCCTTCTTCTTCTGGTAACGGCAGCTACAAAGTGTTGATGCATTTCCGGTTGAATAACGATGCTCCGGCTCCATGGAATAACATTACCGGCAGCACTACCACCAACCTGAAAAACGACCAGGGACTGGCAACAGGTATAGGTCTGAAATTCGATGAAAGCTGGTGGGCAGCAGGTATAGAAGGTGCGACTACCGGTAATAACAGTGGTGTATATCCGGATGTGGTACTGGCAGAATACCTCTACTTCGGCGCCCTGCCTGGCTTCTTCAGCGGAGCACCGGTAATGCACGGCCATATTACAGGACTGAGTGCCAATACTACCTACACCATGAAATTCCTGTCGGATAGTAAATGGTGGGCACCACAGCCCGATAACGGCAGCACGCAGTTCACCGTCAATGGTGTGGTTAAGACACTGTATGCACAGAACAATACCAGCAATACTGCAGACTTTACCAACCTCACGGCAGATGCAAACGGCGAAATTCAGTTCATACTGAGCATCCCGACAGGCGGACAGGTAGGCTACCTCAATGCACTGGAGCTGGATGTAACACCTAATACGCTGACTACTCTCACAACAACAACATTGATGATGGCAGATCCGGCAGCGGCGAAGAATTCACTCACCACTAATAGCGGGAAATCAGGCCTGCAGGTGAATGTATATCCCAACCCGTTTGTAAGTGATCTGGCAATAGACCTGACACTGAAATACCAGGCCCCGTCACTGTTGATAGAAGTTGTAAGCCTTAGCGGAAAACGCGTCTACAGCGAAGTTCGCAGGGAAGTACCACAGGGAAGAAATCTTATCAGGATCAATACACAGAACACGGTTAATACTCCTGGTATCTACTTCCTCAGGCTCACTTCTTCTACAGGTGAGACCAGCAGTACCAAGCTGCTGAAGCAGGAATAA
- a CDS encoding PA14 domain-containing protein, translating to MLPANAQTVLNPNDPVVTYDSTHPPVTPVYTQITRWVRTVRMTYSTDSYKCYIYKNMAFRLKFPKTYAPGVNDGKKYPIYLFLHGVGEAGTIYDNEDQLLWGGQTWASRVDNGTFDGYLLYPQSQGGYWGPNDYDNLKEVVDSLVASCKGDPDRLVLNGLSAGGYGIWEFLFRYPQLTAAALPMSAMTYFYPDSINRYKFTPLWQFQGGLDGSPAPYTTNVAVSAMQAAGADIKLTTYPNDAHNTWLDAWNEPDFTPFMLRANRLNPTSLFGTTVFCPGDTITVGVAPGALQYEWQKDGTTIYTGTSNFIAATIAGSYRVRMQLPNGWTGWAPVPLVISYRGTTPVPVITTSPALASNVLPAPDGSTSITMQVPAGMASYQWQGVGAQSTTNTLTTSTPGGYYVSQMQANACSSATSDTFRVVSAAGANGPDTISGLTVTSVTQTQVTLSWTENPTPKYLEKYFEIYRATKTGGPYTLTGRNSANADTYTDNGLVPGTNYFYIVRPVNDNAAAPVSTEIKGTTAPDTIPPTAPVSLRVTGSGSGQVTLSWNAATDNVGVTGYDIYANNTLVLSVGNVLTGTVTGLNNTTSYNFYIKAKDAAGNTSAPSNQVAYTISLLNLNYKYYTGSWTALPNFSTLTPVQTGKTGVPDLSVVPAGTTTNYALMWTGYIRIPVTGSYTFTTNSDDGSKLYFNTPYSSSATPTVNNDGLHVAQSASGTVNNIAAGVYPITITYFQAGGGYNMQVYWTSTAAGITTQQLIPASAFVDPNTIPPADPSGLTVTTNSFSKLNLKWTRNSTNETGFEIYRSVSSAGTYSLVTTTGPVVVAYTDTALQANTTYYYQVRAIGSGGNSNYTPVASGTTAPQPNLNYKYYKGSWSALPNFSTLTPVQTGKTAVPDLSVVPAGTTTYYALMWTGYIRIPVTGSYTFTTNSDDGSKLYFNIPYSSSATPTVNNDGLHGARSASGTVNNIAAGVYPITITYFQASGGYNMQVYWTSAAAGINTMQLIPASAFVPQPIQPLTGTPVALAITDTTASSGSTPGSMNTKFQVNVYPNPFVNDLAIDLALPHQLPSLLIEIVNINGQSLYREIRRDLPEGKNLIRINTQGKINTPGIYFLRLTSPDSQISNSVKLMKQQ from the coding sequence TTGTTACCAGCAAATGCTCAGACAGTACTAAACCCGAATGATCCGGTAGTCACCTACGACTCCACTCATCCGCCTGTTACCCCGGTTTATACCCAGATCACCAGGTGGGTAAGAACTGTTAGGATGACTTATAGTACGGACTCCTACAAATGTTATATTTATAAAAACATGGCTTTCCGCCTTAAATTCCCAAAAACTTATGCGCCGGGAGTGAATGACGGGAAGAAGTATCCTATATACCTCTTCCTTCACGGAGTCGGAGAAGCAGGCACTATATATGACAACGAAGACCAATTGCTTTGGGGAGGCCAGACCTGGGCAAGCCGGGTGGATAATGGTACCTTCGATGGTTACCTGCTCTATCCGCAAAGCCAGGGGGGCTATTGGGGCCCTAATGATTATGACAACCTGAAAGAAGTGGTAGACTCCCTTGTGGCCAGTTGTAAAGGAGATCCGGACAGACTGGTGCTGAACGGCCTTTCAGCCGGAGGATATGGTATCTGGGAATTTCTTTTCAGGTACCCGCAACTAACAGCTGCCGCATTACCCATGAGCGCCATGACGTACTTCTATCCGGATTCTATCAACAGGTATAAATTCACTCCCCTCTGGCAGTTTCAGGGAGGACTGGACGGAAGTCCGGCCCCTTATACGACAAATGTAGCTGTAAGCGCCATGCAGGCTGCCGGAGCAGATATTAAACTGACTACTTACCCAAATGATGCTCATAACACCTGGCTGGACGCCTGGAATGAACCGGATTTCACGCCTTTCATGCTGAGGGCTAACAGACTGAATCCTACCTCCCTGTTTGGAACCACTGTTTTCTGCCCGGGTGATACCATCACCGTTGGCGTTGCGCCAGGTGCGCTCCAATATGAGTGGCAGAAAGATGGCACAACGATCTACACCGGCACATCTAATTTTATCGCTGCCACTATAGCAGGCAGTTATCGTGTAAGGATGCAGCTGCCCAATGGCTGGACCGGCTGGGCGCCTGTACCGCTTGTTATCAGCTACAGGGGCACTACGCCGGTACCGGTGATTACCACCTCTCCTGCCCTTGCCAGTAACGTATTGCCTGCTCCGGATGGAAGCACCAGCATTACAATGCAGGTGCCTGCTGGTATGGCCAGCTACCAATGGCAGGGCGTTGGGGCACAGAGTACTACTAATACGCTCACCACTTCCACCCCGGGCGGTTACTATGTTAGTCAAATGCAGGCCAACGCCTGCTCCAGCGCTACATCGGATACGTTCAGGGTAGTAAGCGCCGCTGGCGCCAACGGACCGGATACTATCAGCGGGCTTACGGTTACCAGTGTAACACAAACCCAGGTTACGCTGTCATGGACAGAAAACCCAACGCCTAAATATCTGGAAAAATACTTTGAAATATACAGAGCAACAAAGACAGGTGGCCCTTATACACTGACAGGCCGCAACAGCGCTAATGCAGACACTTATACAGATAATGGACTGGTGCCGGGAACCAACTACTTCTACATCGTGCGCCCTGTAAACGATAATGCAGCGGCACCGGTTTCAACAGAAATAAAAGGTACCACCGCACCGGATACCATACCTCCTACAGCACCCGTCTCCCTGCGGGTTACCGGTTCCGGCAGCGGCCAGGTTACCTTAAGCTGGAATGCAGCTACAGACAACGTTGGTGTAACCGGGTATGATATATATGCCAATAACACACTCGTACTTTCTGTGGGCAATGTGCTGACAGGTACTGTAACCGGCCTGAATAATACTACCTCATATAACTTCTATATAAAGGCGAAAGACGCCGCGGGCAATACCTCTGCGCCAAGTAACCAGGTGGCATATACGATCAGCCTCCTCAATCTTAACTACAAATACTATACAGGCAGCTGGACAGCGCTGCCCAATTTCAGCACGCTGACACCTGTCCAGACCGGCAAAACCGGAGTACCGGATCTGTCGGTAGTTCCGGCCGGCACCACTACCAACTATGCCCTGATGTGGACTGGTTATATTCGTATACCCGTTACCGGTAGTTATACCTTTACAACCAATTCTGATGATGGCAGTAAATTATACTTCAATACACCATATAGCAGTAGCGCTACGCCTACCGTCAATAACGATGGCCTCCACGTTGCACAATCAGCAAGTGGTACAGTAAATAACATTGCTGCCGGAGTGTACCCGATCACCATCACCTACTTCCAGGCAGGCGGCGGGTACAATATGCAGGTATACTGGACCAGTACCGCTGCAGGTATCACCACCCAACAGTTAATACCGGCTTCAGCTTTCGTAGATCCCAATACGATTCCTCCTGCCGATCCTTCCGGGTTGACCGTTACAACAAATAGCTTCAGCAAACTGAATCTCAAGTGGACACGCAACAGTACTAATGAAACAGGTTTCGAGATATATAGAAGCGTCAGTTCCGCCGGTACCTATAGCCTGGTAACCACAACCGGCCCTGTTGTGGTAGCATATACTGATACCGCTTTACAGGCCAATACGACTTATTACTACCAGGTAAGGGCGATAGGAAGCGGAGGTAATTCAAACTATACGCCGGTGGCTTCCGGCACCACTGCGCCACAGCCCAATCTTAATTACAAATACTATAAAGGCAGCTGGAGTGCACTGCCCAATTTCAGCACGCTGACACCTGTCCAGACTGGCAAAACCGCCGTACCGGATCTGTCAGTAGTTCCAGCCGGCACTACCACCTACTATGCGCTGATGTGGACTGGTTATATTCGTATACCCGTTACCGGTAGTTATACCTTTACAACCAATTCTGATGATGGCAGTAAACTATACTTCAATATACCATATAGCAGTAGTGCTACGCCTACCGTCAATAACGACGGCCTCCACGGTGCACGATCAGCAAGCGGCACTGTAAATAACATTGCTGCCGGGGTATACCCCATCACCATCACCTACTTCCAGGCAAGTGGCGGGTATAATATGCAGGTATACTGGACCAGTGCTGCTGCCGGCATCAACACCATGCAGCTCATTCCCGCCTCGGCTTTCGTTCCCCAGCCAATACAGCCATTGACCGGTACACCAGTTGCCCTGGCGATAACAGACACAACGGCTTCTTCAGGAAGTACGCCGGGTAGTATGAACACCAAATTCCAGGTGAATGTATATCCAAATCCGTTTGTAAACGATCTGGCAATTGACCTGGCATTACCACACCAACTGCCATCACTGCTGATTGAAATTGTCAACATCAACGGGCAAAGCCTTTATAGAGAAATTCGCAGAGATCTGCCAGAAGGAAAAAATCTTATCAGGATCAATACCCAGGGCAAGATAAATACGCCGGGCATCTACTTCCTGCGACTCACGTCTCCCGACAGTCAAATCAGCAATAGTGTCAAACTTATGAAGCAACAATAA